In Necator americanus strain Aroian chromosome IV, whole genome shotgun sequence, the following proteins share a genomic window:
- a CDS encoding hypothetical protein (NECATOR_CHRIV.G17210.T2) translates to MACGPKCMAFLIFISLWGIIFLSILGGLYYNQSVGLFENLPGEDKNACSIGDWDCRKKHIVDLYHQNAYNCWIAAAGYAVVALLAGFRLCCIRGRS, encoded by the exons ATGGCGTGTGGACCAAAATGCATggcgtttttaatttttataagttTATGGGGGATTATATTCTTG AGCATCCTTGGTGGTCTTTACTATAATCAGTCTGTTGGCCTGTTTGAAAATTTACCTGGTGAAGACAAGAACGCATGTTCTATCGGAGACTGGGATTGTCGGAAGAAGCACATTGTTGA TCTGTACCATCAGAACGCCTACAATTGTTGGATTGCAGCCGCTGGCTACGCCGTGGTCGCCTTACTGGCCGGTTTCAGACTTTGTTGCATTCGTGGCCGAAGTTGA